From Micromonospora auratinigra:
GTCGGCGACGGCCCAGATCGCGCCGCTGCCCCGGGCCCAGGCCGCCGGCCCGACGTCGTGCAGGTAGCTGACGGCGTCCGCCCGCTGGTACGGGTGGGGGACGCTGGTCCAGCGGACGGTCTCCTCGTCGCGGCAGGTCGCCACGATCGCGTCGAGGTCGCGCTCCTCCATCGGCCGCAGCCGCAGCTCGGTGCCGGCCGCGTCGGCGAAGAGCACCGGCTGTGGCCGGCCGAAGACGGCGGCCCGGCGGGCCTCCAGGGTCTCCGGGCCGTACCGGACCGGCTCGCCGGGGGCGGCCAGCTCGTGCGGCAGGAGCGAGCCGACCCAGCCCTCCGGCCGGCCGCCGACGTGCGGGTCGGCCAGCCGCAGCTCGCCGGAGACCCGGAAGCCGGCCCGCAGGGCGACCAGCCGGGAGGCGTGGTTGCCGATCTCCGCCTGCCAGATCAGCCGGCGCAGCTTGAGCGCGTCGAACGCCCAGCGGGCGACCGCTCGGGTGGCCCGGACGGCGACGCCCCGCCCCCGCGCCCAGGGGGCGGTCCAGTAACCCACCTCGCCCGAGTCGAGACCCCGGTCGATCGCGACCAGGCCGCAGGAGGCCAGCAGTTCCCCGGTGGCGGCGTCGCAGACCGCGAAGGGCGCGCCGGCGCCGGTCGTCCACGCCCGGCTGCTGATGTCGGTGACGAAGCCGCGGGCGTGCTCGGGCAGATACGGGCGAGGTACGGTGGTCCAGCGCTGGATGTCCGGATCCTGGCAGGCGCGGTGCACCGCGTCGGCGTCCCCGGCCCGCCAGGGTCGCAGCAGCAGGCCGTCCTCGGTGATCTCCACGGGCTCCATCGGGCCATCGTGCCGGATCGTTCGCGTTGGGCGTAACCGGATAAGGCCCTGCCAGCGCCCGCCCGGGGTGTTATGTCGGTTTCCTCGCCCCGGACCACCGCCACCAGTGACCATCGCCGCAGTGGAACGCCTACGATGGTTCGAGACTGTCTAGGGGAGCGTTGATCCGTGTCGATTCTGGAAAAGGTCCTTCGCGCGGGCGAGGGCCGCATGCTGCGTCGGCTGAAGGCGATCGCGGCCGCCGTCAACTCGATCGAGGACGACTACGTCAACCTCAGCGACGACGAGCTGCGCGCCATGACCGACCAGTTCAAGGAGCGGCTCGCCGACGGGGAGACCCTCGACGACCTGCTGCCCGAGGCGTTCGCGGTGTGCCGGGAGGCCGC
This genomic window contains:
- a CDS encoding GNAT family N-acetyltransferase; the protein is MEPVEITEDGLLLRPWRAGDADAVHRACQDPDIQRWTTVPRPYLPEHARGFVTDISSRAWTTGAGAPFAVCDAATGELLASCGLVAIDRGLDSGEVGYWTAPWARGRGVAVRATRAVARWAFDALKLRRLIWQAEIGNHASRLVALRAGFRVSGELRLADPHVGGRPEGWVGSLLPHELAAPGEPVRYGPETLEARRAAVFGRPQPVLFADAAGTELRLRPMEERDLDAIVATCRDEETVRWTSVPHPYQRADAVSYLHDVGPAAWARGSGAIWAVADDEDRWVGSVDLRISPADPLVADVGFMTAPAARGRGYLPAALGALSAWGFATLGLARIEWRANVGNTASRRAAEKAGFVVEGTARAGIQHRGRRQDVWVGALLPEDQA